From one Nonomuraea polychroma genomic stretch:
- a CDS encoding BlaI/MecI/CopY family transcriptional regulator encodes MKGLGELERSIMDILWAENTSLTAREVGRLIADRDLAPTTVMTVLDRLTRKGFLHRTRDGRAWRYQPAESRDAYIAELMLEALDLTGDRSAALTRFAQAVSGPEAEILRRALTELEEE; translated from the coding sequence GTGAAGGGTCTTGGCGAACTCGAGCGCAGCATCATGGACATCCTCTGGGCGGAGAACACCTCGTTGACCGCCCGCGAGGTCGGCAGGCTCATAGCCGACCGTGACCTTGCCCCCACGACGGTCATGACCGTGCTCGACCGCCTCACCCGCAAGGGATTCCTGCACCGGACGCGCGACGGCCGTGCGTGGAGATATCAGCCGGCGGAAAGCCGTGACGCGTACATCGCCGAGCTTATGCTGGAAGCCTTGGATTTGACGGGCGACCGATCGGCCGCCCTCACTCGCTTCGCCCAGGCCGTGTCAGGACCGGAGGCGGAGATCCTGCGCAGAGCCCTCACGGAGCTGGAGGAAGAGTGA
- a CDS encoding O-acetyl-ADP-ribose deacetylase, producing the protein MEITLVQGDITEQRVDAIVNAANSSLMGGGGVDGAIHRRGGPEILEECRKLRAARYGKGLPAGQAVATTAGRLPARWVIHTVGPVHSTSEDRSELLASCYVASLRVAEELGAGSVAFPAISTGIYGWPMDDAARIALDAVRRADTSVEDVRFVLFDRTAYTAFESRL; encoded by the coding sequence ATGGAAATCACCCTGGTCCAGGGAGACATCACCGAGCAGCGGGTGGACGCCATCGTCAACGCGGCCAACTCCTCGCTCATGGGCGGCGGGGGCGTCGACGGCGCCATCCACCGCCGCGGCGGCCCGGAGATCCTGGAGGAATGCAGGAAGCTGCGGGCCGCCCGTTACGGCAAGGGCCTCCCGGCGGGCCAGGCCGTGGCGACGACGGCAGGGCGGCTCCCGGCCCGCTGGGTGATCCACACGGTCGGGCCTGTCCACTCCACGTCGGAGGACCGTTCGGAGTTGCTCGCCTCCTGCTACGTGGCGTCGCTCCGCGTCGCCGAGGAGCTCGGGGCCGGGTCGGTGGCCTTTCCCGCGATCTCGACCGGGATCTACGGCTGGCCCATGGACGACGCGGCACGCATCGCGCTGGACGCGGTGCGGCGGGCGGACACGTCGGTCGAGGACGTCAGGTTCGTGTTGTTCGATCGCACGGCGTACACCGCGTTCGAGTCGCGGCTCTAG
- a CDS encoding class I SAM-dependent methyltransferase, whose translation MNKPVGAITRGTTAHNRLRRCDRWIAAVHGRRLRAVDRPLVVDLGYGASHVTTLELFTRLRRVSPGVEVVGIEIDPARVAVAKPYEREGLSFRLGGFELPVSRPPVLIRAFNVLRQYAEAEAWHYWDVLRGRLAPYGVLVEGTSSENGRRAVWVGLSSRGPETITFSARFDAFERPSDLADRLPKTLIHRNVPGERIHTFLRDFDHAWAVSAPYGVHGARQRWLAAVQALAGTWPVPTRPPLGGAARWRLGEVTLPWPAVSPRD comes from the coding sequence GTGAACAAGCCCGTCGGCGCCATCACCAGGGGGACGACCGCGCACAACCGGCTGCGGCGCTGCGATCGCTGGATCGCGGCGGTGCACGGGCGGCGGCTGCGGGCGGTCGATCGGCCGCTGGTGGTGGACCTGGGCTACGGGGCCTCGCATGTCACGACGCTGGAGCTCTTCACCCGGCTGCGCCGGGTCTCCCCCGGGGTCGAGGTGGTGGGGATCGAGATCGACCCGGCCAGGGTGGCGGTGGCGAAGCCGTACGAGCGGGAGGGGCTGAGCTTCCGGCTCGGCGGCTTCGAGCTGCCCGTGTCCCGGCCGCCGGTGCTGATCAGGGCGTTCAACGTGTTGCGCCAGTACGCCGAGGCGGAGGCCTGGCACTACTGGGACGTGCTGCGCGGCCGGCTGGCCCCGTACGGGGTGCTGGTCGAGGGGACGTCGTCGGAGAACGGCCGGCGGGCGGTCTGGGTGGGCCTGTCGTCCCGCGGGCCCGAGACGATCACCTTCTCGGCCCGCTTCGACGCCTTCGAACGGCCCTCCGACCTGGCCGACCGGCTGCCGAAGACCCTCATCCACCGGAACGTCCCGGGTGAGCGCATCCATACGTTCCTGCGGGACTTCGACCACGCGTGGGCGGTCAGCGCGCCGTACGGCGTGCACGGGGCGAGGCAGCGGTGGCTGGCCGCCGTACAGGCTCTGGCGGGCACCTGGCCGGTTCCCACGCGGCCACCACTGGGCGGCGCGGCCAGGTGGCGGCTCGGCGAGGTGACCTTGCCCTGGCCGGCGGTCAGCCCCCGAGACTAG
- a CDS encoding SDR family NAD(P)-dependent oxidoreductase, protein MRRTAVVTGASSGIGEATARRLAAEGYEVVAGARRRERLDKLAADEPLIRAVTLDVTSQESVDALAASLDRCDVLVNNAGGAFGLEPVADGRLEDWQQMYDVNVLGSLRMTQALMPKLIESGDGVLVMLTSTAGLVSYEGGGGYCAAKHAQTSMTETLRLELVGRPVRVVEIAPGMVKSEGFAVTRFRGDEAAAARVYEGVPDPLSSDDVADAIAWCVTRPAHVNIDRLIIRPRAQAAQHRVHRVT, encoded by the coding sequence ATGCGGAGAACGGCTGTGGTGACCGGGGCGAGCAGCGGGATCGGCGAGGCGACGGCACGCCGGCTCGCCGCCGAGGGCTATGAGGTGGTGGCGGGCGCGCGGCGGCGCGAACGGCTGGACAAGCTGGCCGCCGACGAGCCGCTGATCAGGGCGGTGACGCTCGACGTGACCTCGCAGGAGTCGGTGGACGCGCTCGCGGCCTCGCTCGACCGCTGCGACGTGCTGGTCAACAACGCCGGCGGCGCGTTCGGGCTGGAGCCGGTCGCGGACGGGCGGCTCGAGGACTGGCAGCAGATGTACGACGTCAACGTGCTCGGCTCGCTGCGCATGACCCAGGCCCTCATGCCCAAGCTCATCGAGTCGGGCGACGGTGTGCTGGTGATGCTGACCTCGACGGCGGGACTGGTGTCGTACGAGGGCGGCGGCGGCTACTGCGCGGCCAAGCACGCCCAGACGTCGATGACCGAGACGCTGCGCCTGGAACTGGTCGGCCGGCCGGTGCGGGTCGTCGAGATCGCGCCGGGCATGGTGAAGAGCGAGGGGTTCGCGGTCACCAGGTTCCGCGGCGACGAGGCGGCCGCGGCCCGCGTGTACGAGGGCGTGCCCGACCCGCTGAGCTCGGACGACGTGGCCGACGCCATCGCGTGGTGCGTCACCAGGCCCGCCCACGTGAACATCGACCGCCTGATCATCCGCCCCCGCGCCCAGGCCGCGCAGCACCGGGTGCACCGCGTCACGTGA
- the mshA gene encoding D-inositol-3-phosphate glycosyltransferase has product MHTSPLDQPGTGDAGGMNVYIVESAKLLAQLGVEVEIFTRATARDLPPVAELAPGVLVRHLTAGPYEEMDRADLPGQLCAFLSEVLRTEAMYDPGRYDVIHSHYWLSGQVGWLAKERWGVPLVHTMHTMAKVKNLLLADGDKPEPQARVVGEEQVVEIADRLVANTADEAHELIDLYGAAEDRVAVVNPGVNLTVFRPGSQAAARDRLGLPLGAHVLLFVGRIQPLKAPDVLLRAASRMIIEEPSLRERLVIACVGGPSGNGLARPSMLTELAAELGISDVVRLVPPAAQHELADWYRAASVTVVPSYSESFGLVALESQACGTPVAAAAVGGLRTAVRDGVSGLLVDGHDPAEWAQALRGFITAPHWRDHLSRGARTHAAAFGWQATASRLMEVYAAAIANLHKTPVAVNL; this is encoded by the coding sequence ATGCACACATCGCCCCTGGACCAGCCCGGAACGGGCGACGCCGGGGGCATGAACGTGTACATCGTCGAGTCCGCCAAGCTGCTGGCGCAGCTGGGCGTAGAGGTGGAGATCTTCACCCGGGCGACCGCCCGTGACCTGCCACCCGTGGCCGAGCTCGCCCCCGGCGTCCTCGTCAGGCATTTGACCGCGGGGCCGTACGAGGAGATGGACCGCGCCGACCTGCCCGGGCAACTGTGCGCGTTCTTGTCGGAGGTGCTGCGCACCGAGGCCATGTACGACCCGGGCCGCTACGACGTCATCCACTCCCACTACTGGCTGTCCGGCCAGGTCGGCTGGCTGGCCAAGGAACGCTGGGGCGTGCCGCTCGTGCACACCATGCACACCATGGCCAAGGTCAAGAACCTCCTGCTGGCCGACGGCGACAAGCCCGAGCCGCAGGCCCGCGTGGTCGGCGAGGAACAGGTCGTGGAGATCGCCGACCGCCTCGTGGCCAACACCGCCGACGAGGCCCACGAGCTCATCGACCTGTACGGCGCCGCCGAGGACCGCGTCGCCGTCGTCAACCCTGGCGTCAACCTCACCGTCTTCCGCCCGGGCTCGCAGGCCGCCGCCCGGGACCGGCTCGGCCTGCCGCTGGGCGCGCACGTGCTGCTGTTCGTGGGGCGTATCCAGCCGCTCAAAGCTCCTGACGTGCTGCTGCGCGCCGCCTCCAGAATGATCATCGAGGAGCCGTCGCTGCGCGAGCGCCTGGTGATCGCCTGCGTCGGCGGCCCGTCCGGCAACGGACTGGCCAGGCCGTCCATGCTCACCGAGCTGGCCGCCGAGCTGGGCATCTCCGACGTCGTACGCCTCGTGCCCCCGGCCGCTCAGCACGAGCTGGCCGACTGGTACCGGGCCGCCTCCGTCACCGTCGTGCCCTCCTACAGCGAGTCGTTCGGCCTCGTCGCCCTGGAGTCCCAGGCCTGCGGCACGCCCGTGGCCGCGGCCGCCGTCGGCGGCCTGCGTACCGCCGTCAGGGACGGTGTCTCGGGCCTGCTCGTGGACGGTCACGACCCCGCCGAATGGGCCCAGGCGCTCCGCGGCTTCATCACCGCGCCGCACTGGCGCGACCATCTCTCGCGTGGCGCCCGCACCCACGCGGCCGCCTTCGGCTGGCAGGCCACCGCGTCGCGGCTGATGGAGGTGTACGCGGCCGCCATCGCGAACCTGCACAAGACGCCCGTGGCCGTCAATCTGTAG
- a CDS encoding YbjN domain-containing protein, whose translation MRDVVEAALKAADVSYDEPRPGAFLAKLPGQHKLATMTWLIVGERVLHVEAFFCRQPDENHTEFYRWLLEKNGSMYGVHFSLDPVGDVYLVGRVPLSAVTEEEVDRLLGCVLTYSDDWFDRALELGFASSIRREWAWRAKRGESLANLQAFARFADPDR comes from the coding sequence ATGCGCGATGTCGTCGAAGCCGCGCTCAAGGCCGCGGACGTCTCTTATGACGAGCCGCGGCCGGGGGCGTTCCTCGCCAAGCTCCCCGGCCAGCACAAGCTCGCCACCATGACCTGGCTGATCGTGGGGGAGCGGGTGCTCCACGTCGAGGCGTTCTTCTGCCGCCAGCCCGATGAGAACCACACCGAGTTCTACCGCTGGCTGCTGGAGAAGAACGGCTCCATGTACGGGGTGCACTTCTCGCTCGACCCCGTCGGGGACGTCTACCTCGTGGGCCGGGTGCCGCTGTCCGCCGTCACCGAGGAGGAGGTGGACCGGCTGCTCGGCTGCGTGCTGACGTACTCCGACGACTGGTTCGACCGGGCGCTGGAGCTGGGCTTCGCCTCCTCGATCAGGCGGGAGTGGGCCTGGCGGGCCAAACGGGGCGAGTCGCTGGCCAACCTCCAGGCGTTCGCCCGCTTCGCCGACCCCGACCGCTGA
- a CDS encoding phosphoglyceromutase — translation MATLVLLRHGESDWNAKGLFTGWVDVSLSAKGEDEARRGGKLLLEAGQRPDVVHTSLLTRAIQTAQLALAEADMPWLPVTRSWRLNERHYGALQGKNKAQTREEFGEEQFMLWRRSYDVPPPPIADDDEYSQAGDPRYALLPPELMPRTECLKDVVDRMLPYWYDSIVPDLAAGRTVLVAAHGNSLRALVKHLDDISDEDIAGLNIPTGIPLVYELDAEFRPLRRGGEYLDPEAAKAAIEAVANQGR, via the coding sequence ATGGCGACTTTGGTGCTGCTACGGCACGGTGAGAGTGACTGGAACGCCAAGGGGCTGTTCACCGGTTGGGTGGACGTGAGCCTCTCGGCGAAGGGCGAGGACGAGGCCCGCCGCGGAGGCAAGCTCCTCTTGGAAGCCGGGCAGCGCCCGGACGTCGTCCACACCAGCCTCCTGACCCGGGCCATCCAGACGGCCCAGCTGGCGTTGGCGGAGGCCGACATGCCCTGGCTGCCGGTCACCCGCAGCTGGCGGCTCAACGAGCGCCACTACGGGGCTCTGCAGGGCAAGAACAAGGCGCAGACCCGGGAGGAGTTCGGGGAGGAGCAGTTCATGCTCTGGCGCCGCTCGTACGACGTGCCGCCGCCCCCGATCGCCGACGACGACGAATACTCCCAGGCCGGTGACCCGCGCTACGCCCTCCTGCCGCCGGAGCTCATGCCGCGGACGGAGTGCTTGAAGGACGTGGTCGACCGCATGCTGCCGTACTGGTACGACTCGATCGTTCCGGACCTGGCGGCCGGGCGGACCGTCCTGGTGGCGGCGCACGGCAACTCGCTGCGGGCCCTGGTGAAGCACCTGGACGACATCAGCGACGAGGACATCGCGGGACTCAACATCCCGACCGGGATCCCCCTGGTCTATGAGCTCGACGCCGAGTTCCGGCCGCTGCGGCGCGGCGGCGAATACCTGGACCCGGAGGCCGCCAAGGCCGCCATCGAGGCCGTGGCCAACCAGGGCCGTTGA
- a CDS encoding carbon-nitrogen hydrolase family protein yields the protein MKVAALQADLSCHAAGGLGAALDRCAREGVDLLVLPECYFGGMPRDRAAAATVATSAEELIPAFGAAPPALTVVAGFTERAGDGRLHSSAAVIRDGRLLGVSRKLFPREAAFDPGADLPLHHHADTAFGVVICYDCNFIEPSRLLALAGARILVCPLNNDLPADVTRRWRARSCATLIARAVENDCWVIAADVAGTAGEHEGMGATRIVAPDGRIVGEAPATEPALLVAAIDPTGPSLLARWDVAQNPALYSRWSSSVTDQPASTFRSTSAHSTGRARNPP from the coding sequence TTGAAGGTAGCGGCACTCCAGGCCGACCTGTCCTGCCACGCGGCCGGGGGCCTCGGAGCCGCTCTGGACCGGTGCGCGCGGGAGGGCGTCGACCTGCTCGTCCTCCCGGAGTGCTATTTCGGCGGCATGCCCCGCGACCGGGCCGCGGCCGCGACCGTCGCCACGTCGGCGGAGGAGCTGATCCCGGCGTTCGGGGCGGCTCCTCCGGCCCTGACCGTCGTCGCCGGCTTCACCGAGCGCGCCGGCGACGGCCGGCTGCACAGCTCGGCGGCGGTGATCCGCGACGGCCGTCTCCTCGGCGTCTCCCGCAAGCTGTTCCCCCGTGAAGCGGCCTTCGACCCGGGCGCGGATCTGCCGCTCCATCACCACGCCGACACCGCCTTCGGCGTGGTGATCTGCTACGACTGCAACTTCATCGAGCCGTCCCGCCTCCTGGCGCTGGCGGGCGCGCGCATCCTGGTGTGCCCGCTCAACAACGATCTGCCTGCGGACGTCACGCGCCGCTGGCGGGCCAGGTCGTGCGCGACTCTCATCGCCCGAGCGGTGGAGAACGACTGCTGGGTGATCGCGGCCGATGTCGCAGGAACGGCGGGGGAGCACGAGGGCATGGGCGCGACCCGGATCGTCGCCCCGGACGGGCGGATCGTCGGCGAGGCGCCCGCCACCGAGCCGGCCCTGCTCGTGGCCGCCATCGATCCGACGGGCCCGTCACTTCTGGCGCGCTGGGACGTGGCCCAGAACCCCGCGCTCTACAGCAGATGGTCGAGCAGCGTCACGGATCAGCCCGCCAGCACCTTCCGCAGCACGTCCGCGCACTCCACCGGCCGTGCCAGGAACCCGCCGTGA
- a CDS encoding alpha/beta fold hydrolase has translation MATSHTLDVPGAHLYYEVRGTGPLLFVIGSPMDAAAFAPFADALAGDHTVVTLDPRGVSGSRLDDPEQDSTPELRADDVAAIMDALGVETADVFGSSGGAVTGLALVERHPRRVRTLVAHEPPVLELLPDAAERRAGVEDIIATYQREGVGAAWVKFMITAGFDLEAEGAPGAPQEPTPQDLANSAHFFLHELRGTTRYVPDAAALTAGPARVVVGIGVESGNLVTYRTSVALAELLGTPPVEFPGDHGGFLARPVECADVLRKVLAG, from the coding sequence ATGGCCACCAGCCACACTCTCGACGTGCCCGGCGCGCACCTGTACTACGAGGTACGCGGCACGGGCCCGCTGCTCTTCGTCATCGGATCGCCGATGGACGCCGCGGCGTTCGCGCCGTTCGCCGACGCGCTCGCGGGCGACCACACCGTGGTCACCCTCGACCCGCGCGGCGTCTCCGGCAGCAGGCTCGACGATCCCGAGCAGGATTCCACGCCCGAGCTGCGGGCCGACGACGTCGCCGCGATCATGGACGCGCTCGGGGTCGAGACCGCCGACGTGTTCGGCAGCAGCGGCGGCGCGGTGACCGGGCTGGCGCTGGTCGAGCGGCATCCGCGGCGGGTGCGCACGCTGGTCGCGCACGAGCCTCCGGTCCTGGAGCTGCTGCCGGACGCCGCCGAGCGGCGGGCCGGGGTGGAGGACATCATCGCGACCTACCAGCGGGAGGGCGTGGGGGCCGCCTGGGTGAAGTTCATGATCACCGCGGGCTTCGACCTGGAGGCCGAGGGCGCGCCCGGCGCGCCGCAGGAGCCGACGCCGCAGGACCTGGCCAACAGCGCCCACTTCTTCCTGCACGAGCTACGCGGCACCACTCGGTACGTGCCGGACGCCGCCGCCTTGACGGCCGGGCCGGCCCGCGTCGTGGTCGGCATCGGGGTCGAGTCCGGCAATCTGGTCACGTACCGGACGTCGGTCGCGCTGGCCGAGCTGCTCGGCACGCCGCCCGTGGAGTTCCCCGGCGATCACGGCGGGTTCCTGGCACGGCCGGTGGAGTGCGCGGACGTGCTGCGGAAGGTGCTGGCGGGCTGA